The following are encoded in a window of Haloplanus vescus genomic DNA:
- the cca gene encoding CCA tRNA nucleotidyltransferase — protein MSDFEAVVTRVADRVTPDAEERERLAEAVDALTDRIHDALADVPADADVVQVGSTARGTWLADDRDIDLFVRFPPDLNRAELERYGLDVGRSALPDGREEYAEHPYVTGEFHGFDVDLVPCYDVADATEIQSAVDRTPFHDAYLQERLDADLAHDVRLFKAFLTGIGAYGSDLRTRGFSGYLSELLVLEHGGFEALLRAAADWHPPVRLDPEDHGTATFDDPLVVIDPTDPERNVAAVCAAENVARLQHYARDLLADPRDSLFVPSDPDPLDADAVRDHLDRRGTTPVALVFEAPDLVDDQLYPQLRKSLNGIAGELDRRGFAPLRTATFADERAVLLVELAVEELAAVTRHDGPPVDVREHASGFYDAYADDDVYGPFIDGDRYVVEREREFTTPAAYLTSDALFDVGLGAQIETALEEGYECYVGDEVATLAPEFGVELARYFEPTP, from the coding sequence ATGAGCGACTTCGAGGCCGTCGTCACGCGCGTCGCCGACCGCGTGACCCCGGACGCCGAGGAGCGAGAGCGTCTGGCGGAAGCGGTCGACGCCCTGACCGACCGAATCCACGACGCCCTCGCTGACGTGCCCGCCGACGCGGACGTGGTCCAAGTCGGGTCAACCGCTCGCGGGACGTGGCTCGCCGACGACCGCGACATCGACCTGTTCGTCCGCTTCCCGCCCGACCTCAACCGCGCCGAACTGGAGCGCTACGGCCTCGACGTCGGCCGGAGTGCCCTCCCCGACGGCCGTGAGGAGTACGCGGAACACCCCTACGTCACCGGCGAATTCCACGGCTTCGACGTCGACCTCGTCCCCTGCTACGACGTGGCCGACGCGACGGAGATTCAGTCGGCGGTCGACCGCACGCCCTTCCACGACGCCTACCTCCAGGAGCGTCTGGACGCCGACCTCGCGCACGACGTGCGCCTGTTCAAGGCCTTCCTCACCGGCATCGGCGCCTACGGCAGCGACCTCCGCACCCGCGGGTTCTCCGGCTACCTCTCCGAACTCCTCGTCCTCGAACACGGCGGCTTCGAGGCCCTCCTCCGCGCGGCCGCCGACTGGCATCCCCCGGTTCGGCTCGACCCCGAGGACCACGGGACGGCGACCTTCGACGACCCCCTCGTGGTCATCGACCCGACCGACCCCGAGCGAAACGTCGCGGCCGTCTGCGCCGCCGAGAACGTCGCCCGCCTCCAGCATTACGCTCGCGACCTCCTCGCGGACCCGCGGGACTCCCTGTTCGTCCCGAGCGACCCCGACCCACTCGACGCCGACGCCGTCCGCGACCACCTCGACCGGCGCGGGACGACGCCCGTCGCCCTCGTCTTCGAGGCACCCGACCTCGTGGACGACCAACTCTACCCCCAGCTGCGCAAGTCGCTGAACGGCATCGCGGGCGAACTCGACCGGCGCGGGTTCGCCCCGCTCCGAACGGCGACCTTCGCCGACGAGCGCGCCGTCCTGCTGGTCGAACTCGCCGTCGAAGAACTCGCCGCGGTGACGCGGCACGACGGCCCGCCCGTCGACGTTCGCGAACACGCGTCTGGCTTCTACGACGCCTACGCCGACGACGACGTGTACGGCCCCTTCATCGACGGTGACCGCTACGTCGTCGAACGCGAACGCGAGTTCACGACGCCGGCGGCGTATCTGACGAGCGACGCGCTCTTCGACGTTGGACTCGGCGCCCAAATCGAGACAGCGTTGGAAGAAGGGTACGAGTGCTACGTCGGCGACGAGGTGGCGACGCTCGCTCCGGAATTCGGCGTCGAACTCGCGCGCTACTTCGAGCCGACGCCCTAA
- a CDS encoding ABC transporter substrate-binding protein produces the protein MSWERSTRRDALRAVGVMAGAGLAGCVGGSGGSASAESEDPTSLSVILNWKPNATQAGYFVADQNGFYEEEGLDVTLVSGQGGGFAAKQVGLGNQDLGLGTGVALLQARDKDLDVRSYANAQASNAAIYTVEEQFGGELTDPQQLAGKRVAAVAESAKTMTYLEMLLEQEGIRDEVELVNVGVEQQTSNLLSGNVDAAVGIFSDSVGLARQGYNASMLWLADYTPAIGRTVFTRPGYADENGDAIRGFLRATARGWAWASNNPEGAMDRMVDARSSLSQSREMGVLKLKYTAKNLVLSDTVREHGWGHQRADAWERVVSNLADSGVVDTGIPVADVWTNDYLDTEASVVGDYAAQVTTDYDLPV, from the coding sequence ATGTCTTGGGAACGCAGCACACGGCGAGACGCACTTCGGGCGGTCGGTGTGATGGCGGGCGCCGGACTCGCGGGGTGTGTCGGTGGGTCGGGCGGGAGCGCCAGCGCCGAGTCGGAGGACCCGACCTCCCTCTCAGTCATTCTGAACTGGAAACCGAACGCCACGCAGGCGGGTTACTTCGTCGCCGACCAGAACGGCTTCTACGAGGAGGAGGGCCTCGACGTGACACTCGTCTCGGGCCAAGGTGGTGGGTTCGCGGCCAAACAGGTCGGCCTCGGGAATCAGGACCTCGGCCTCGGGACCGGTGTCGCCCTGTTGCAGGCGCGGGACAAGGACCTCGACGTTCGGTCGTACGCGAACGCGCAGGCCTCGAACGCCGCCATCTACACCGTTGAGGAGCAGTTCGGTGGCGAGCTCACCGACCCCCAACAGCTCGCCGGTAAGCGCGTCGCCGCCGTCGCCGAGTCGGCGAAGACGATGACCTACCTCGAGATGCTCCTCGAACAGGAGGGGATTCGCGATGAGGTCGAACTCGTCAATGTCGGCGTCGAACAGCAGACCTCGAACCTCCTCTCGGGCAACGTCGACGCTGCGGTCGGCATCTTCTCCGACTCCGTCGGCCTCGCTCGACAGGGGTACAACGCCTCGATGCTTTGGCTGGCCGACTACACGCCGGCCATCGGGCGGACCGTCTTCACTCGCCCCGGCTACGCCGACGAGAACGGCGACGCCATCCGCGGGTTCCTCCGGGCGACGGCGCGCGGGTGGGCGTGGGCGTCCAACAACCCCGAGGGGGCGATGGACCGGATGGTCGACGCCCGCTCCAGCCTCTCACAGTCCCGCGAGATGGGCGTTCTCAAGCTGAAATACACGGCGAAGAACCTCGTGTTGTCCGACACGGTCCGCGAACACGGCTGGGGTCACCAGCGCGCCGACGCGTGGGAGCGCGTCGTCTCGAACCTCGCCGATAGCGGCGTCGTCGACACCGGGATTCCGGTTGCCGACGTCTGGACGAACGACTATCTCGACACCGAGGCATCGGTCGTCGGCGACTACGCCGCGCAGGTCACCACCGACTACGACCTCCCCGTCTGA
- a CDS encoding ABC transporter permease: MRQFVDGLARPVVAAVTLAAALVCWQVATVLTGVPTILLPAPTAIAGALQGHRADIAGHLVYTTFEIGLGWLVGVGAGVAFAGVMAASRRLRLAVYPLLLSVRIVPLVAIAPLLIVAFGATLYTRVLMAAILTFFPVTVASLDGLLSVPSSQLDLLRSVEASTWARIRHVRLPNALPSVFAGVKIATPLAVEGVLLAEFLAASRGLGYAVLRAAADLETALVFAHVTLIVGVGLTLFGFVSVAERLLRWSDADGVSAFGTRTGGGDAPLSERLRFGAVALCLLAGLWVVGTLTVPNADAFLPAPPEVASRLLAAPGLFASATLGSLSKLAAGWALGAAVGGAVGALVAFFPRTRPVAGPFLVGTRVTPTIVAAPLLLVWFGISVSAATVLIALATFFPIAVATASGLTTLPETHRSLLDSVAAPRRARIAVRLRYGVPTVLAGVKLSLVSGLSGVVIAEWFVANGGLGVLVNQGMRNFQPSLTYAAIVCLFALGLSLFGSATLLQRRLDW; the protein is encoded by the coding sequence GTGCGCCAGTTCGTCGACGGCCTCGCCCGCCCCGTCGTCGCGGCCGTCACGCTCGCCGCCGCCCTCGTCTGCTGGCAGGTAGCGACGGTGCTCACCGGCGTCCCGACCATCCTGTTGCCCGCGCCGACGGCGATTGCGGGCGCGCTTCAGGGGCACCGCGCCGACATCGCCGGTCACCTCGTCTACACGACCTTCGAAATCGGTCTCGGGTGGCTCGTCGGCGTCGGCGCGGGCGTCGCGTTCGCGGGCGTCATGGCCGCGTCGCGGCGACTCCGCCTCGCCGTCTACCCGCTCTTGCTCTCCGTCCGCATCGTCCCCCTCGTCGCCATCGCACCGCTGTTGATCGTCGCCTTCGGGGCGACGCTCTACACCCGCGTGCTGATGGCCGCGATTCTCACCTTCTTTCCCGTGACCGTCGCGTCGCTCGACGGCCTGCTCTCCGTCCCGTCGAGCCAACTCGACCTCTTGCGGTCGGTGGAGGCGTCGACGTGGGCCCGGATTCGACACGTCCGACTGCCGAACGCACTCCCGAGCGTCTTCGCCGGCGTGAAAATCGCCACCCCGCTCGCGGTCGAAGGCGTGTTGCTCGCGGAGTTTCTCGCGGCGTCGCGCGGCCTCGGCTACGCCGTGTTGCGCGCCGCGGCCGACCTGGAGACGGCGCTCGTGTTCGCGCACGTCACGCTCATCGTCGGCGTCGGCCTGACGCTGTTCGGCTTCGTCTCGGTCGCGGAACGCCTGCTTCGCTGGAGCGACGCCGACGGCGTGAGCGCCTTCGGCACGCGGACCGGCGGGGGCGACGCCCCGCTCTCGGAACGGCTCCGCTTCGGCGCCGTCGCGCTCTGTCTCCTCGCCGGCCTCTGGGTCGTCGGCACGCTCACCGTCCCGAACGCCGACGCCTTCCTGCCCGCGCCGCCCGAGGTGGCGTCGCGGCTTCTCGCCGCGCCCGGACTGTTCGCCAGCGCGACGCTCGGCTCGCTCTCCAAACTCGCCGCCGGGTGGGCGCTCGGGGCGGCTGTCGGCGGCGCGGTGGGTGCGCTCGTCGCTTTCTTCCCCCGGACTCGTCCCGTAGCCGGCCCGTTCCTCGTCGGCACGCGCGTGACGCCGACCATCGTCGCCGCGCCGCTCTTGCTGGTCTGGTTCGGTATCTCCGTCAGCGCCGCCACGGTGCTGATAGCGCTCGCAACCTTCTTCCCCATCGCCGTCGCGACGGCGAGCGGGTTGACGACACTCCCCGAGACGCACCGCTCGCTGCTTGACTCCGTCGCTGCGCCACGCCGTGCGCGTATCGCCGTCAGGCTGCGCTACGGCGTTCCGACCGTCCTCGCGGGCGTGAAACTCTCGCTCGTCAGCGGGCTCTCCGGCGTCGTTATCGCGGAGTGGTTCGTCGCCAACGGCGGCCTCGGCGTCTTGGTCAATCAGGGGATGCGAAACTTCCAGCCCTCGCTGACGTACGCGGCCATCGTCTGCCTGTTCGCGCTCGGTCTGTCGCTGTTCGGGAGCGCGACGCTCCTGCAACGTCGGCTGGACTGGTAA
- a CDS encoding GtrA family protein, with protein sequence MFRRYLRAMLVGPEAVQLRRFFLVGLLAAGFQTGLLGALVEWGNIQYLLAAICSIEVTILLQYGVNNRWTFSAARHQGWREYGRGLLRTNLVRGSAIPIQLGILFGLVSLATVPYLVANGVGIVVSGVYRYVLESRWTWKD encoded by the coding sequence ATGTTCCGTCGATACCTGCGAGCGATGCTGGTCGGGCCGGAGGCGGTGCAGCTCCGCCGGTTTTTCCTCGTCGGACTGCTGGCCGCCGGCTTCCAGACCGGCCTCCTCGGGGCGCTCGTCGAGTGGGGGAACATCCAGTATCTTCTGGCGGCCATCTGTTCCATCGAGGTGACCATCCTCCTCCAGTACGGCGTCAACAATCGCTGGACGTTCAGCGCGGCCCGCCATCAGGGGTGGCGCGAGTACGGACGTGGCCTCCTGCGGACGAACCTCGTCCGCGGGTCGGCCATCCCAATCCAGTTGGGCATCCTGTTCGGCCTCGTCTCGCTCGCGACGGTCCCGTATCTGGTCGCCAACGGGGTCGGTATCGTCGTAAGCGGCGTCTATCGGTACGTCCTCGAATCGCGGTGGACGTGGAAGGACTGA
- a CDS encoding sulfatase, with amino-acid sequence MTDASVSNAVLVTIDSLRADAIGPYTDEYETPTLSAIADRGTVFENAFAHGNWTPMSFPSILASRPVFADTGRIGVDGATTLAEQLQDAGVATAGYNAANGFLTEQWGYDDGFGDFDAFVGGGSDGPAGEFVAAHPTWGAWIQLLTSPFRRAGNFLRGGADDRPFTDASRMLDAEEAATSFVADTDEPFFLWIHYMDVHTPYVPAPRYLRDTDRRVGKTRMLVAHVRTGLGWSVGDRTLADLRTLYQGAVRQVDASVGRLLNALDDAGVADDTALVVAGDHGEEFMDHGHLAHYPKLYDELVRVPLIIDVPGMPSRRVSEHVGLDAIPPTVCDLLGVDPAEEWVGESLRPTLRDGTAPTDRPVVTVTVRGDDVTQQPIPRSLDEGDLVVSARDDDWTYIRNTVTGEEELYDRHADPEQRTDRSAADDPETETARDRLRGVVDDHVAVLDAVDAEEEAAGVDGDIETRLKALGYR; translated from the coding sequence ATGACAGACGCCTCCGTATCCAACGCCGTTCTCGTCACTATCGACTCGCTCCGGGCCGACGCCATCGGCCCGTACACCGACGAGTACGAGACACCGACGCTCTCGGCCATCGCCGACCGCGGCACCGTCTTCGAGAACGCCTTCGCACACGGGAACTGGACGCCGATGTCGTTCCCGTCGATTCTCGCCTCGCGCCCCGTGTTCGCCGACACCGGCCGCATCGGCGTCGACGGGGCGACGACACTTGCCGAGCAGTTACAGGATGCCGGCGTCGCCACCGCCGGCTACAACGCCGCGAACGGCTTCCTCACCGAGCAGTGGGGGTACGACGACGGCTTCGGCGACTTCGACGCGTTCGTCGGCGGCGGCAGCGACGGCCCCGCCGGCGAGTTCGTCGCCGCGCACCCGACGTGGGGGGCGTGGATTCAACTGCTCACGTCGCCGTTCCGCCGGGCCGGTAACTTCCTCCGAGGGGGCGCGGACGACCGGCCGTTCACCGACGCCTCGCGGATGCTCGACGCCGAAGAGGCGGCCACCTCCTTCGTCGCCGACACCGACGAGCCGTTCTTCCTCTGGATACATTACATGGACGTCCACACGCCCTACGTCCCGGCGCCGCGGTATCTCCGCGACACCGACCGCCGCGTCGGCAAGACGCGGATGCTGGTCGCGCACGTCCGAACGGGACTGGGGTGGTCCGTCGGCGACCGAACGCTCGCGGACCTGCGGACGCTGTATCAGGGTGCCGTCCGCCAAGTCGACGCCAGCGTCGGGCGTCTGCTCAACGCCCTTGACGACGCGGGCGTCGCCGACGACACCGCACTCGTCGTCGCCGGCGACCACGGCGAGGAGTTCATGGACCACGGCCACCTCGCCCACTACCCGAAGCTCTACGACGAACTGGTTCGCGTCCCCCTCATAATCGACGTACCGGGGATGCCGTCGCGACGCGTCTCGGAACACGTCGGACTCGACGCCATCCCGCCGACAGTCTGTGACTTGCTCGGCGTCGACCCCGCTGAGGAGTGGGTGGGCGAGAGCCTGCGCCCGACGCTCCGCGACGGGACCGCACCGACGGACCGCCCGGTCGTGACCGTCACCGTCCGTGGCGACGACGTGACCCAACAGCCGATTCCGCGGTCGTTGGACGAGGGCGACCTGGTGGTGAGCGCCCGCGACGATGACTGGACGTACATCCGGAACACGGTGACGGGCGAGGAAGAGCTGTACGACCGCCACGCCGACCCGGAGCAACGAACGGACCGCTCGGCGGCCGACGACCCGGAGACGGAGACGGCCCGCGACCGACTGCGTGGCGTCGTCGACGACCACGTCGCTGTGCTCGACGCGGTGGACGCCGAGGAGGAGGCGGCCGGCGTCGACGGGGATATCGAAACCAGATTAAAGGCACTCGGCTACCGATAG
- a CDS encoding CRISPR-associated protein Cas4, whose product MLTFSGLARAAYCLRQHYYAQRDDEGGPPPDARDRQRLAFRYASLREASDADLATEPIAPSPSAYRSALDSLAARDDWDGLVDPEATRVTLTGRECRGRAHKILAGDPPVPTFVSPGRPPARGVWRPQRVRAVAMAKALAWEREREIPAALVEYPTHGVVRRVDLTTRTRAAYRRTVRSVRDIDGPPPRIDDEAKCDACEYREECGVRTRSLKSLLGL is encoded by the coding sequence GTGCTCACGTTCAGCGGCCTCGCTCGGGCGGCGTACTGCCTGCGACAGCACTACTACGCCCAGCGAGACGACGAGGGGGGTCCGCCACCGGACGCCCGGGACCGACAGCGCCTCGCCTTTCGCTACGCTTCGTTGCGCGAGGCGAGCGACGCCGACCTCGCTACTGAACCGATAGCGCCCTCGCCGTCGGCGTATCGGTCAGCGCTCGACTCACTCGCCGCCCGCGACGACTGGGACGGACTCGTCGACCCGGAAGCGACGCGCGTCACCTTGACGGGCCGGGAGTGTCGCGGCCGCGCGCACAAGATTTTGGCAGGCGACCCGCCGGTGCCGACGTTCGTCTCGCCCGGCCGGCCACCGGCACGAGGTGTCTGGCGCCCGCAACGCGTTCGCGCGGTGGCGATGGCGAAGGCGCTGGCGTGGGAACGCGAACGGGAGATTCCGGCCGCGCTCGTCGAGTATCCGACTCACGGAGTCGTTCGGCGGGTCGACCTGACGACGCGCACGCGGGCGGCGTATCGGCGGACGGTCCGGTCGGTCCGGGATATCGACGGGCCCCCGCCGCGAATCGACGACGAGGCCAAGTGCGACGCCTGCGAGTACCGCGAGGAGTGTGGCGTTCGGACCCGGTCGCTCAAGTCACTGCTCGGCCTGTAG
- a CDS encoding L-threonylcarbamoyladenylate synthase, translating to MGLDEAAAAVRDGDAAVYPTETVYGLGADATDADAVAGVFDLKGRPRDKPLSLGVPSVDAALEYTRPTEREAAFMRRFLPGPVTVVVERRETLPDNLTAGRERVGVRIPDHETALALLERTPPLTATSANRSGAPSVTRVSDLDSRVREGAGAVVDGGETPGTESTVVDPGKGVIHRRGAMADDIEAWLQAEQ from the coding sequence ATGGGCCTCGACGAAGCCGCGGCGGCCGTCCGCGACGGTGACGCCGCCGTCTACCCCACCGAGACGGTGTACGGCCTCGGCGCCGACGCCACCGACGCCGACGCCGTGGCGGGAGTGTTCGACCTGAAGGGACGGCCTCGGGACAAGCCGCTCTCGCTCGGCGTACCGAGCGTCGACGCCGCACTCGAATACACCCGGCCGACGGAGCGCGAAGCGGCGTTCATGCGCCGCTTCCTCCCCGGTCCCGTGACCGTCGTGGTCGAGCGCCGCGAGACGCTCCCAGACAACCTCACGGCGGGTCGGGAGCGCGTCGGCGTGCGCATCCCCGACCACGAGACGGCGCTCGCCCTCCTCGAACGCACGCCACCGCTGACGGCGACGAGCGCCAACCGCTCGGGAGCGCCGAGTGTCACCCGCGTGTCGGACCTCGATTCGCGCGTCCGCGAGGGCGCCGGCGCCGTCGTCGACGGCGGCGAGACGCCCGGAACCGAGAGCACCGTCGTCGACCCCGGCAAGGGCGTGATTCACCGGCGGGGCGCGATGGCCGACGACATCGAGGCGTGGCTACAGGCCGAGCAGTGA
- a CDS encoding redoxin domain-containing protein: protein MVDFDVVPLPDADHVAEGEQAPDFTRPLVNDEFWEDASLSDLTDEGPVCLVFYPMDGAFPATYIWNELRDREWDDHLTVVGVSISTPYAHKQLVEEREMPYDLFADPSNEVAEAYGVAHDLDGMAGVSEPRPAVFLLDEDRTVQHAWVAEEWPDFPPYDDLEAEIRALAE from the coding sequence ATGGTCGATTTCGACGTCGTTCCCCTGCCCGACGCCGACCACGTCGCCGAAGGCGAGCAAGCCCCCGACTTCACGCGCCCACTCGTCAACGACGAGTTCTGGGAGGACGCCTCGCTCTCCGACCTCACGGACGAGGGCCCCGTCTGCCTCGTGTTCTACCCCATGGACGGCGCCTTCCCCGCGACGTACATCTGGAACGAACTCCGTGACCGCGAGTGGGACGACCACCTCACCGTCGTCGGCGTCTCCATCTCGACGCCCTACGCCCACAAGCAACTCGTCGAGGAGCGAGAGATGCCCTACGACCTCTTCGCCGACCCCTCGAACGAAGTGGCCGAGGCCTACGGTGTCGCCCACGACCTCGACGGGATGGCTGGCGTCTCGGAGCCACGGCCGGCTGTCTTCCTGCTCGACGAGGACCGGACCGTCCAGCACGCGTGGGTGGCCGAGGAGTGGCCGGACTTCCCGCCGTACGACGACCTCGAAGCCGAGATTCGGGCGCTCGCAGAGTAA
- a CDS encoding glutathione S-transferase N-terminal domain-containing protein, whose amino-acid sequence MSDSDPPITLYRLQACPYCERVVRTLQDLGLDYTSRFVEPMHSERDVVKRVAGSRPVPAIVDERTGVTMSESANVVEYLEKTYGDGLVDGGSA is encoded by the coding sequence ATGTCAGACAGCGACCCGCCGATCACCCTGTATCGACTGCAGGCGTGTCCGTACTGCGAGCGCGTCGTTCGGACGCTCCAGGACCTCGGCCTCGACTACACCTCGCGGTTCGTCGAGCCGATGCACTCCGAGCGGGACGTGGTCAAGCGAGTTGCTGGGTCGCGGCCCGTCCCCGCCATCGTCGACGAGCGAACCGGCGTGACGATGTCGGAGTCGGCGAACGTCGTGGAGTACTTGGAGAAGACGTACGGTGACGGACTCGTCGACGGGGGGTCGGCCTGA
- a CDS encoding hemolysin family protein, with the protein MGLSPLASAAGIVAPAQLADIVTLTDTTVTIAGSVAILFLIALSAFFSSSEIAMFSLARHRVDSLVEEGIPGARLVQELKSDPHRLLITILVGNNIVNIAMSSIATGLFAIYLSQGQAVLAATFGVTTLVLLFGESAPKSYAVEHTESWALRIARPLKYSELALLPLVVVFDYLTRVINRVTGGRSAIESTYVTRDEIQNMIQTGEREGVIEEEEREMLQRIFRFNRTIAKEIMTPRLDMTAVPKDAALDEAIETCIQSDHERIPVYEGNLDNIIGIVTLRDLIREKDYGEGRSDLTDVVQPTLHVPESKNVDELLEEIQDNRMRMVIVIDEFGTTEGLITLEDMVEEIVGDILEGDEEEPFEFLDDDVVIVRGEVNIDEVNEMLELDLPEGEEFETLAGFIFNRAGRLVEEGEEIDFDGITIRIEQVDNTRIMKARLTIHDDEEDESETEAEAES; encoded by the coding sequence ATGGGTTTGTCGCCGCTAGCGAGCGCCGCCGGAATCGTCGCCCCGGCACAGCTTGCCGATATCGTGACGCTGACGGATACGACAGTCACGATTGCCGGCTCGGTGGCTATCCTCTTTCTCATCGCGCTCTCGGCGTTTTTCTCCTCGTCGGAGATTGCGATGTTCTCGCTGGCTCGCCACCGCGTCGACTCCCTCGTCGAGGAGGGGATTCCCGGCGCTCGGTTGGTCCAAGAGCTCAAATCCGATCCGCATCGCCTGCTCATCACGATTCTCGTCGGCAACAACATCGTCAACATCGCGATGTCCTCCATCGCCACGGGGCTGTTCGCCATCTACCTCTCGCAGGGGCAGGCCGTCCTCGCCGCCACCTTCGGCGTCACGACGCTCGTCCTCCTGTTCGGCGAGAGTGCCCCCAAATCCTACGCCGTCGAGCACACCGAATCGTGGGCGCTCCGCATCGCTCGCCCGCTCAAGTACTCCGAACTCGCCTTGCTCCCGTTGGTCGTCGTCTTCGACTACCTCACGCGCGTCATCAACCGCGTGACGGGCGGGCGCTCCGCCATCGAGTCGACGTACGTCACCCGCGACGAGATTCAGAACATGATCCAGACCGGGGAGCGCGAGGGCGTCATCGAAGAGGAGGAACGCGAGATGCTCCAGCGCATCTTCCGGTTCAACCGCACCATCGCCAAGGAGATTATGACGCCGCGACTCGACATGACGGCGGTGCCGAAAGACGCCGCCCTCGACGAGGCCATCGAAACCTGCATCCAGAGCGACCACGAGCGCATCCCCGTCTACGAGGGGAATCTCGACAACATCATCGGCATCGTCACGCTCCGTGACCTCATCCGAGAGAAGGACTACGGCGAGGGGCGGAGCGACCTGACGGACGTGGTCCAGCCCACGCTCCACGTCCCCGAATCGAAGAACGTCGACGAACTGCTGGAGGAGATTCAGGACAACCGGATGCGGATGGTCATCGTCATCGACGAGTTCGGGACGACGGAGGGGCTGATTACGCTCGAAGACATGGTCGAGGAAATCGTCGGCGACATCCTCGAAGGTGACGAGGAAGAGCCGTTCGAGTTCCTCGACGACGACGTGGTCATCGTTCGCGGCGAGGTCAACATCGACGAGGTCAACGAGATGCTGGAGCTCGACTTGCCCGAGGGCGAGGAGTTCGAGACACTCGCTGGCTTCATCTTCAACCGTGCCGGGCGACTCGTCGAGGAGGGCGAGGAAATAGACTTCGACGGCATCACCATCCGCATCGAGCAGGTGGACAACACCCGCATCATGAAAGCCCGCCTCACCATCCACGACGACGAGGAAGACGAGTCAGAGACCGAGGCGGAAGCCGAGAGTTAG
- a CDS encoding inorganic phosphate transporter, whose product MVATGTLLTFVVAALASLFMAWAIGAGSSGSTPFAAAVGANAISVMRAGFIVGLLGFTGAVLQGANVTEAVGTELIGGVSLTATAAIVGLLTAAILVAIGVFTGYPIATAFTVTGAVVGVGLALGGDPAWAKYRQITTLWVLAPFVGGGIAYGTARLLRSPAVSERYAISLLGGLVGALVATIEFALLGPAGEAASISAAIGAALSVGALPVAFACALVVTALLFRGLTTHPEATQRRFLLSLGGLVAFSAGGSQVGLAIGPLVPLLDEVAVPLPAVLAGGGFGLLLGSWTGAPRMIKALAQDYSSLGPRRSIAALIPAFAIAQVAVAFGIPVSFNEIVVSTIIGSGYAAGGGGVSRRKMVYTVLAWIGSLVLALVLSYGAFTAIEVLR is encoded by the coding sequence ATGGTTGCAACCGGAACTCTGTTGACGTTCGTCGTCGCCGCACTCGCGAGTCTCTTCATGGCGTGGGCCATCGGCGCCGGGTCGTCCGGGTCGACGCCCTTCGCCGCCGCCGTGGGCGCGAACGCAATCTCCGTCATGCGCGCGGGGTTTATCGTCGGTCTCCTCGGGTTCACCGGCGCCGTCCTACAGGGGGCGAACGTCACCGAAGCGGTCGGGACGGAGTTGATCGGCGGCGTGTCGCTGACGGCGACAGCGGCCATCGTCGGTCTTCTCACCGCCGCCATCCTCGTCGCCATCGGCGTGTTCACCGGCTATCCCATCGCGACGGCGTTCACCGTCACCGGCGCCGTCGTCGGCGTGGGCCTCGCCCTCGGCGGCGACCCCGCGTGGGCGAAGTACCGACAGATTACGACGCTGTGGGTGCTCGCGCCGTTCGTCGGCGGCGGCATCGCGTACGGCACCGCGCGCCTCCTCCGGTCGCCCGCCGTCTCCGAACGGTACGCCATCTCGTTACTCGGCGGACTCGTCGGCGCCCTCGTCGCCACTATCGAGTTCGCGTTGCTCGGGCCGGCCGGCGAGGCGGCGTCGATTTCGGCCGCCATCGGCGCGGCGCTGTCGGTGGGAGCTCTCCCCGTCGCGTTCGCCTGTGCCCTCGTCGTGACGGCGCTTCTCTTCCGCGGACTGACCACGCATCCCGAAGCCACCCAGCGCCGGTTTCTCCTCTCGCTGGGGGGTCTCGTCGCGTTCTCCGCCGGCGGGAGTCAGGTGGGGTTGGCTATCGGCCCGCTCGTCCCCCTGCTCGACGAGGTGGCGGTTCCGCTGCCGGCGGTGCTCGCCGGGGGCGGGTTCGGCCTCCTGCTGGGTTCGTGGACCGGAGCGCCGCGGATGATTAAAGCGCTCGCACAGGACTACTCCTCGCTCGGCCCGCGGCGGTCGATTGCGGCGCTCATCCCGGCGTTCGCCATCGCACAAGTCGCCGTCGCCTTCGGCATCCCCGTCTCCTTCAACGAAATCGTCGTCTCGACGATTATCGGGTCGGGCTACGCGGCCGGTGGCGGTGGCGTCAGCCGACGGAAGATGGTCTACACCGTGCTGGCGTGGATTGGGTCGCTCGTCTTGGCGCTCGTGCTCAGCTACGGTGCGTTCACCGCCATCGAGGTGCTGCGCTAA
- a CDS encoding DUF7859 family protein: MQAPLLQGSLFDDPVFIGLVVLMLLLVFGGYLLIRRTLLSLREGFDDGYR; encoded by the coding sequence ATGCAGGCACCGCTGCTCCAGGGTTCGCTCTTCGACGACCCCGTCTTCATCGGACTGGTGGTGCTGATGCTGTTGCTCGTCTTCGGCGGCTACCTGCTCATCCGACGGACCCTGCTCTCGCTCCGAGAGGGGTTCGACGACGGCTACCGCTGA